DNA sequence from the Calditrichota bacterium genome:
CCATCTCCAGATGGCGATTGAAGAATCAGACCAATAATGTGTTGAGCGAATCGTGCTCAGGAGAGCACTCCTACTTCCCGGATTCTATTTCGTAACGTGGGTAAAACTTCATCATCAAACCACGGATTTTTTTTAAACCAGCCAAAATTACGCGGAGATGGATGTGGCAAAACTATGTAATTAGGAAGATATTCTTTCCATGATTTTACAGTTTCTGTGAGGGTGTTTTTTCTTTTATTTTTTAAATAGTAGGCTTGTGCATATTGCCCGATTATGATTGTCAGTTTTATGTTTGAGAGTAGTGGTAGAAGCCGGTCGAAATACAGATCTGCACACTCTTTTCTGGGAGGGAGATCGCCACTTTTTCCTTTACCTGGGTAACATAAACCCATAGGTACAATGGCAATTTTGCCGTCATCATAAAAGATTTCTTTATCCACGCCCATCCAAAGCCGCAACCTGTCACCGCTCGGGTCATCCCAGGGAATACCGCTTTTATGGACTCGCGTTCCCGGAGCCTGGCCTACAATCAGCACTTTGGATAGTGGAGAAGCAGACAGAATAGGGCGCGGACCAAGCGGCAAGGATTCTGAACAAACAGTGCAGCTTCGGATTTCTTTGAGTAATATTTCTAATTGTGACATAGTAAAACACGGCTCATCATTTAAAATCGATTCTACCTAAAAGTTTAGACCAGTTTTGCCATCCATATTTTTTTGCTGCCCAAAAAATAAAAATTACAGAAATGACAGCCCAGCCAATGACCATTAAATTCTGATCCAGCTTTTCAACTTTGAAAATTGCGGAAGTTTGTAAGGCCCCACCCGCATAGGTTACAAAAACAGAAGCATAAATGTTGTTGGCAGCATGGATTCCTAAAGGAAGTTCCAACCCATCATCCATAATTGTAATTATACCCATTACTAAGCCAAAACCAACATAAAAGGCCATCATAACCCCTAAACCAAAGCTTTCTATTTCGGGGTTCATTATATGTAATCCACCAAATATTAGTGATGTAATTATTAATGGGATTATCCTGAAAACACTGATCATGCCAATTCCCTGCATCAGGTAACCGCGGATAAATATTTCTTCAAAGCTGGTTTGGAAGGGCATTAATAAAAGTGAAACAAGCACAAGCGGGATAAATAATTCCAAATTAAACTGATAAGTATAATTGGCTGTATCATTATAATAAAATCCTATTTCGGCGAATATCGAAAGGGCCATCCAAAGCCCAAAAGCCCAAAAAACCTTGTTCCACTGTATTTTTGAATGACTGGTAATTACATCTTTAAAATTTTTATTGTGTATAAATTTTACAGCAATAATCAATGCAAAAAATCCACCTATAAATGAAAGGATAATCAAAGCTAATCCAAGATTTGGATCAATACCGATTAGAGAGAAATCCATATTTTTTTCAAAACCGGAAATGTCAGTACCCTGCATTTGTTCAAAAACCAATAAAACGCCCAAAGGTAATTGACCAATAATAAGACCAATAAATATTACAATCGTAGAAACCAGATATCTCCAAAATTGATTTTTTCCAGTAATCGCATTTTCTAAAAACATATTTATTCCTTTTTAAAATGATATTTGAAAGTTAAAATCAGAGACAATAAGAAGAAAGAAAAATGGTGAGCTAATTTAAGTTTGAATCTTTGCTGTTTTATAATAAATATTAACCACAACTAAAGAATATTTCTTATCGAATGGTACAAATGAAAACAACGACTCTTCTTTTTACCTCAGAACATGGCGGGAATCAAATTCCTGAAAAGTATAAACATTTGTTTAAGGGGCATGAAAATGTTTTAAAAACACATCGTGGTTACGATTTGGGAATCTGGTCTATGGCCGAAGCGTTTTCCAATGGATTGCAAGCAAGACTTTTTAAAATAAATATTTCACGGCTTCTGGTAGATGTGAACAGATCCTTATGGCGGAGAACACTCTTTTCCGAAATGACCAAACCTTTATCTAAAAGTGAGAAAAAAAATATTCTCGACAGTTATTATTATCCCCATCGGGAAAAAATTTCTACTTTCCTTAATGATCAGATTTCATCAGGACAAAAAGTATTACATATTGCCACACACTCCTTCACTCCGGTTATGAATGGAGTGGAGAGAAATGCCGACATCGGGTTTTTATATAACCCGGAACGCTCTAATGAAAAACTGATTAGCAAGGAATGGAAAAAGACATTGAACATGTGCTCCGATTTGCGTGTGCGTTTCAATTATCCATATCGTGGCAAACCAGACGGGTTAACGGCGCATTTTAGAAAAAAATATTCCAACGGCAGTTACCTTGGTGTTGAGCTTGAGGTCAATCAAAAATTTGTAAATGAAGAAGGTCGTTTCCCGGATGATTTATGCAAAATGCTTGTTTCAACATTTACAACTACAATTAGTCATTTTAACTGGCTTTGACTGGAACTTGAAATCCATTTAAAGCGTAGGTTTTTGATATTTAATTTTTGGAACATGAAAGTTGAAAAATATGAAATTATTATCTACCCTTATTTTATTATTTACAATCTCTTTTGTTTATTCTCAGGATTCCACAATATCTGAGAAAGCACACCATGTCCGAAATGGATTTAAAAATCCTTATCCTGGTTTTGAAGAAAAAGGTATTTCAAATTTGCTAAAATGGGTGGTTTGGGATCGTTTTATTAATGATTCACGAAGTACTGAGGCAGACAGTGTGGTTTTTGAATTAGCTGAAAATGATCCGGATTGGCTGCAACAAAATAAGGAAGAGTTTTCAATAACCTGGGTAGGGCATTCTTCATTTTTAATTCAAATTGAAGGCTTAAATATTCTTACAGATCCGGTTTGGTCCGAGCGCGTTTCACCGGTTAGCTTTGTAGGTCCCTCGCGTCTGGTAAAACCCGGGCTTGCTTTTGATAGTTTGCCTCCAATTGATATTGTTATTATTTCCCATGACCATTATGATCATCTTGATGAAGGAACGATTGAAATGATAGGTGATAGCGCTCTCTATATTGTCCCGCTTGGGATCGGCGACTTTCTCGATGGTTTGGATATTTCCAATTATCAGGAATTGGATTGGTGGGATGAAATTTCTTTTAACGGGGTTCGGTTCATTTGTACTCCAACACAACATTTTTCCGGCCGAACCCTTTTTGATCGCAACAAAACTTTATGGAGCAGCTGGGCTATTCTTGGTAAATCATCAAGATTGTATTTTGCCGGTGATACAGGTTATTTTCCGGGATTTAAACAAATAGGCGAGAGATATGGGCCATTTGATGTGGCCATTGTTCCGATCGGTGCATACAAGCCACAATGGTTTATGTCTCCGGTGCATGTAGATCCTGTTCAGGCTGTGGATGTCTATCTTGATGTCAAAGCAAAATATTTTGTGCCGATGCATTGGGGTACTTTTCAACTTTCTGATGAGCCAATAACAGATCCACCAAAAGTTTTAATGAATGAAGTTGAGCTTCGCGGCCTCGATAGTAATTTGTTTAAAGTTCTCAAACACGGTGAGACAATCATTGTACCTGTCAATAATCTTGTTTCCGAGAAACCGGAAATAATCATTCCTTAAAAAAGTTAACTTTAAGCCTACATATTTGAAGCTACTAATTTGTCATTCCCGAACGTCTTTATCGGGAATCTCAGATTCCTGCTTAAAGCATGCAGGAATGACAGCAAAGATGCATGCTTTGATGCTTATATTATGTTCATTTTGAACACTTCTAAAAACTAAGTAAATTGATTCCATGAACATTTTAATAATTGGATTAGGCGGTTTTATTGGTGCTGTTATGCGCTATTCCATTTCCGGATGGGTGCATAGGTTTCTTGGAGCTGGAATGCCTTATGGAACATTGGCTGTGAATGTTCTGGGTAGTTTTATTCTCGGTTTTTTTCTGCTTTTGGCTGAAG
Encoded proteins:
- a CDS encoding uracil-DNA glycosylase family protein, which gives rise to MSQLEILLKEIRSCTVCSESLPLGPRPILSASPLSKVLIVGQAPGTRVHKSGIPWDDPSGDRLRLWMGVDKEIFYDDGKIAIVPMGLCYPGKGKSGDLPPRKECADLYFDRLLPLLSNIKLTIIIGQYAQAYYLKNKRKNTLTETVKSWKEYLPNYIVLPHPSPRNFGWFKKNPWFDDEVLPTLRNRIREVGVLS
- a CDS encoding CPBP family intramembrane metalloprotease, which codes for MFLENAITGKNQFWRYLVSTIVIFIGLIIGQLPLGVLLVFEQMQGTDISGFEKNMDFSLIGIDPNLGLALIILSFIGGFFALIIAVKFIHNKNFKDVITSHSKIQWNKVFWAFGLWMALSIFAEIGFYYNDTANYTYQFNLELFIPLVLVSLLLMPFQTSFEEIFIRGYLMQGIGMISVFRIIPLIITSLIFGGLHIMNPEIESFGLGVMMAFYVGFGLVMGIITIMDDGLELPLGIHAANNIYASVFVTYAGGALQTSAIFKVEKLDQNLMVIGWAVISVIFIFWAAKKYGWQNWSKLLGRIDFK
- a CDS encoding N-formylglutamate amidohydrolase yields the protein MKTTTLLFTSEHGGNQIPEKYKHLFKGHENVLKTHRGYDLGIWSMAEAFSNGLQARLFKINISRLLVDVNRSLWRRTLFSEMTKPLSKSEKKNILDSYYYPHREKISTFLNDQISSGQKVLHIATHSFTPVMNGVERNADIGFLYNPERSNEKLISKEWKKTLNMCSDLRVRFNYPYRGKPDGLTAHFRKKYSNGSYLGVELEVNQKFVNEEGRFPDDLCKMLVSTFTTTISHFNWL
- a CDS encoding MBL fold metallo-hydrolase codes for the protein MKLLSTLILLFTISFVYSQDSTISEKAHHVRNGFKNPYPGFEEKGISNLLKWVVWDRFINDSRSTEADSVVFELAENDPDWLQQNKEEFSITWVGHSSFLIQIEGLNILTDPVWSERVSPVSFVGPSRLVKPGLAFDSLPPIDIVIISHDHYDHLDEGTIEMIGDSALYIVPLGIGDFLDGLDISNYQELDWWDEISFNGVRFICTPTQHFSGRTLFDRNKTLWSSWAILGKSSRLYFAGDTGYFPGFKQIGERYGPFDVAIVPIGAYKPQWFMSPVHVDPVQAVDVYLDVKAKYFVPMHWGTFQLSDEPITDPPKVLMNEVELRGLDSNLFKVLKHGETIIVPVNNLVSEKPEIIIP